One part of the Prochlorococcus marinus str. MIT 9313 genome encodes these proteins:
- a CDS encoding SPFH domain-containing protein yields the protein MEAFLGLPALLLVALLGSGSVKITSGGRSRLVERLGKFDRELQPGLSFVLPMVEKVVSYESLKERVLDIPPQQCITRDNVSIEVDAVVYWQLLEHSRAYYSVDNLQAAMVNLVLTQIRAEMGKLDLDQTFTTRTEVNECLLRELDEATDPWGVKVTRVEMRDIVPSRGVQQAMEQQMTAEREKRAAILRSEGEKEAQLNEARGHAEALVLDARAQQEALLLEAEAQAKQQSTLARAKAEAALEIARALEASPRAEEALRLLLAKEWMAMGEQMAAAPAGSVLMVDPQSPAALLSALKAFQKSDS from the coding sequence GTGGAAGCGTTTCTTGGTTTGCCAGCTCTCTTGCTAGTTGCCTTGTTGGGAAGTGGCAGTGTCAAAATTACGAGTGGTGGACGCTCGCGCTTGGTGGAGCGGCTCGGCAAGTTCGATCGTGAACTGCAGCCTGGCCTTTCTTTTGTTCTCCCCATGGTTGAAAAGGTGGTCAGTTACGAGTCGTTGAAGGAGAGAGTTTTGGATATTCCTCCTCAGCAATGCATCACTCGTGACAACGTTTCGATCGAGGTGGATGCGGTGGTGTATTGGCAGCTACTTGAACACTCTCGTGCTTATTACTCGGTGGATAATCTGCAGGCGGCGATGGTGAATCTCGTTCTCACTCAGATCCGAGCCGAGATGGGCAAGCTTGATCTTGACCAGACATTTACCACCCGTACAGAAGTGAACGAATGCCTTCTTAGGGAGTTGGATGAGGCCACAGATCCCTGGGGGGTCAAAGTCACGCGAGTGGAAATGCGAGACATTGTTCCATCGCGAGGGGTGCAGCAAGCGATGGAACAGCAGATGACAGCAGAGAGGGAAAAACGTGCTGCCATTCTTCGTTCTGAGGGCGAGAAAGAGGCTCAGCTCAATGAGGCTCGTGGTCATGCTGAAGCCTTGGTATTAGATGCTCGCGCTCAGCAGGAAGCCCTTTTACTAGAAGCTGAAGCCCAGGCAAAGCAGCAGTCAACCCTTGCTCGCGCCAAGGCGGAAGCCGCCCTGGAGATTGCTCGGGCTTTGGAGGCCAGCCCCAGAGCAGAGGAGGCTTTGAGGCTTTTGTTGGCTAAAGAATGGATGGCTATGGGCGAGCAGATGGCTGCTGCACCAGCAGGAAGTGTCTTGATGGTTGATCCTCAAAGCCCAGCTGCTTTGCTTTCGGCACTCAAGGCTTTTCAGAAATCAGATAGCTGA
- the hemL gene encoding glutamate-1-semialdehyde 2,1-aminomutase, with amino-acid sequence MTASALNTTRSQAIFSAAQRLMPGGVSSPVRAFRSVGGQPIVFDRVKGAYAWDVDGNRFIDYIGSWGPAICGHAHPEVIVALQDALEKGTSFGAPCELENQLAEMVIDAVPSVEMVRFVNSGTEACMSVLRLMRAFTGRDKLIKFEGCYHGHADMFLVKAGSGVATLGLPDSPGVPRSTTSNTLTAPYNDLEAVKELFAENPDAISGVILEPVVGNAGFITPEPGFLEGLRELTREHGALLVFDEVMSGFRISYGGAQARFGVTPDLTTMGKVIGGGLPVGAYGGRAEIMEMVAPAGPMYQAGTLSGNPLAMTAGIKTLELLKQEGTYERLESTTERLIKGILEAAKAAEVPITGNSIGAMFGFFLCEGPVRNFEDAKATDTELFGKLHRAMLERGIYLAPSAFEAGFTSLAHSEADIETTLKAFRESFAAVA; translated from the coding sequence GTGACAGCTTCAGCCTTGAACACCACCCGCTCCCAGGCGATTTTCAGCGCCGCCCAGCGCTTAATGCCTGGTGGCGTTAGTTCTCCAGTGCGAGCATTCCGCTCCGTAGGCGGTCAACCGATCGTGTTTGACCGCGTAAAGGGTGCCTACGCCTGGGACGTCGATGGCAATCGCTTCATCGACTACATCGGCAGCTGGGGGCCCGCAATCTGCGGCCATGCCCACCCAGAAGTCATCGTCGCTCTACAAGATGCGCTTGAAAAGGGCACAAGCTTTGGTGCCCCATGTGAGCTAGAGAATCAACTAGCCGAAATGGTGATCGACGCCGTGCCCAGCGTCGAGATGGTCCGTTTTGTGAATAGCGGCACTGAGGCCTGCATGTCTGTACTGCGCCTCATGCGCGCATTCACTGGCCGCGACAAGCTCATCAAATTCGAAGGCTGCTATCACGGCCACGCCGACATGTTTTTGGTGAAAGCTGGATCCGGGGTGGCAACTCTCGGTCTACCCGACTCACCAGGGGTGCCCCGCAGCACCACAAGTAACACCCTTACTGCGCCCTACAACGACCTCGAGGCAGTCAAAGAGCTGTTTGCCGAGAATCCTGACGCAATCAGCGGGGTGATCCTTGAGCCGGTCGTAGGAAATGCCGGATTCATTACTCCAGAGCCTGGTTTCCTGGAAGGTTTACGAGAACTCACCCGTGAACACGGAGCCTTGCTTGTATTTGATGAAGTCATGAGCGGTTTCCGCATCAGCTACGGAGGTGCTCAGGCCCGCTTTGGCGTCACGCCTGATCTAACCACCATGGGGAAAGTGATCGGTGGTGGGCTACCCGTTGGTGCTTATGGCGGCAGAGCCGAGATCATGGAGATGGTGGCCCCCGCAGGCCCCATGTACCAAGCCGGCACGCTGAGTGGCAACCCGCTGGCCATGACGGCTGGCATCAAGACCCTTGAGCTACTTAAGCAAGAAGGCACCTATGAGCGCCTAGAAAGCACAACGGAGCGCTTAATTAAGGGCATTCTCGAAGCAGCCAAAGCAGCAGAGGTTCCCATTACGGGCAACAGCATCGGTGCGATGTTCGGCTTCTTCCTTTGCGAAGGCCCAGTACGGAATTTCGAAGATGCCAAAGCAACCGATACCGAACTCTTCGGCAAGCTGCATCGGGCCATGCTCGAAAGGGGCATCTACCTAGCCCCAAGTGCCTTCGAAGCAGGCTTCACATCCCTTGCCCATTCCGAAGCAGACATCGAAACCACCCTGAAGGCATTCCGCGAGAGTTTTGCAGCAGTGGCATGA
- a CDS encoding LarC family nickel insertion protein, with amino-acid sequence MTALFVDCPTGLAGDMLLAAFLDLGVPRAVIEAPLAGLGLEQGYALTVAEDRSAGLRGLRLSVEGIELEPPHRLWHDIRALIMEADWSEPLRARVLRVFKALAEAEAAVHGHPIEQVHFHEVGMIDALVDVVGVCAAVEHLAPEQIVCAVPPAGRGKTATAHGFLPVPVPAVLELARRHQICLEVGDDLPACELTTPTGLALMAVLAERFGQPPSLRINTIGVGLGHRTLDRPNILRICELDGFERERSEEEMAGLRWQPVVVQEAWIDDATPEDVAVFSDQLRDAGALDVVSEQVQMKKGRQGVSVKALVTAEQAPGLRVVWFSQGTTLGLREHSHGRWLLPRRGGSCPTPWGSVRVKQVRRPQGILTVKPEHDDLLRLSIETGNSLEELRREVLLASEDFVADEDWTW; translated from the coding sequence ATGACGGCCCTGTTTGTTGACTGCCCAACTGGTCTGGCTGGTGACATGCTCCTGGCCGCATTTTTGGATCTGGGTGTGCCTCGGGCCGTGATTGAGGCTCCCCTTGCAGGGCTTGGCCTTGAGCAGGGTTATGCCCTTACGGTCGCAGAGGACCGCAGCGCTGGCTTGAGGGGCCTGAGGTTATCCGTTGAAGGGATCGAATTGGAGCCTCCTCATCGGCTTTGGCATGACATCAGAGCGCTGATCATGGAGGCTGATTGGTCAGAACCTTTGCGCGCCAGGGTGTTGAGGGTGTTTAAGGCTTTGGCGGAAGCAGAGGCTGCGGTTCATGGTCACCCCATCGAGCAGGTGCATTTTCATGAAGTGGGCATGATCGATGCTTTGGTTGATGTGGTGGGTGTTTGTGCGGCTGTTGAGCACTTGGCTCCCGAACAGATTGTCTGCGCCGTACCTCCGGCGGGGCGAGGCAAGACGGCAACAGCTCATGGCTTCTTGCCGGTTCCGGTCCCGGCCGTTTTGGAACTAGCCCGAAGACATCAAATCTGCCTCGAGGTTGGTGATGACCTCCCGGCTTGTGAGCTCACCACTCCGACGGGGCTTGCCTTGATGGCTGTGCTGGCAGAGCGCTTTGGTCAGCCTCCCTCGCTAAGAATCAACACGATTGGAGTGGGTTTGGGACACCGCACTCTTGATCGCCCAAACATCCTGCGAATCTGTGAGCTCGATGGTTTCGAGAGAGAGCGATCTGAAGAAGAGATGGCTGGTTTGAGATGGCAGCCGGTGGTTGTGCAGGAAGCCTGGATTGATGACGCCACGCCTGAGGACGTTGCCGTTTTCAGTGATCAGTTGCGGGATGCCGGAGCGTTGGATGTTGTTTCTGAGCAAGTACAGATGAAAAAAGGTCGCCAGGGGGTCAGTGTGAAGGCATTGGTGACTGCTGAACAGGCTCCTGGGTTGCGAGTGGTGTGGTTCTCTCAGGGAACGACTCTGGGGTTGCGGGAGCACTCTCATGGGCGGTGGTTGCTGCCTCGTCGTGGGGGATCCTGTCCCACGCCATGGGGCTCAGTGCGTGTCAAGCAGGTACGGCGACCTCAAGGGATCCTCACTGTCAAGCCGGAGCATGACGATCTCCTTCGCCTCAGTATTGAGACGGGCAATTCTCTGGAGGAGTTACGCCGTGAAGTGTTGTTGGCTTCGGAGGATTTTGTTGCAGATGAGGATTGGACATGGTGA
- a CDS encoding NfeD family protein, whose translation MPSPTWIPLIWLAVAGLLLAIELAQPSFDGLMFAALGALVVSILAAITPMPLILQMIFFLLITVLGTLWLTRWSARRNPSPDGLRQREDIAEVLTPIKAGGDGRVRWHGQSWAASSIDLETPINAGDQVVVMGREGTQLQVLPLPRR comes from the coding sequence TTGCCTTCGCCCACCTGGATTCCTCTGATCTGGCTCGCCGTAGCTGGCCTACTCCTAGCCATTGAGCTGGCTCAACCGAGCTTCGATGGCCTGATGTTCGCAGCGCTTGGGGCCTTAGTGGTATCGATTTTGGCTGCAATCACTCCCATGCCACTGATTTTGCAGATGATCTTCTTTCTGCTGATCACGGTTTTAGGGACTCTCTGGCTGACTCGTTGGTCAGCCCGCCGCAACCCCAGTCCAGATGGGCTTCGCCAACGCGAGGATATCGCCGAAGTGCTGACGCCAATCAAAGCTGGAGGAGATGGGCGTGTGCGTTGGCATGGGCAAAGCTGGGCCGCCAGTTCGATCGACCTGGAGACTCCAATAAACGCCGGTGATCAGGTCGTGGTAATGGGCCGTGAAGGCACACAACTACAGGTTCTGCCACTGCCGCGTCGCTGA
- a CDS encoding tetratricopeptide repeat protein translates to MTASALAWFGAQLIAPESRALGNREILNRQVKDLLDQQNNGDLNTEEQQKLLERLLVLGRNEEAMTQIELLMARQPKTWLWKLMLAELKREQGDRDGAQKDINQLITIQPHNLEVLQLKILLDLEAGREKAAVAELKKRFGSKTKGKRIPIGLLLADLQRQTGQTKAAAALYRVLSNESPTDARPLLALALMRQEQGQDQQAQTLLQEARERRNKPGEADPLIDGLASQWRLNSIRTKGSNTVLRADSPKPQNSPIPGP, encoded by the coding sequence ATGACCGCCTCAGCACTGGCATGGTTTGGAGCTCAATTGATCGCACCTGAGTCAAGAGCTCTTGGCAATCGGGAGATCCTCAATCGGCAGGTGAAAGATCTGCTCGATCAACAAAATAATGGTGATCTGAACACAGAAGAACAGCAGAAGCTGCTGGAGCGATTGCTGGTCCTAGGCCGCAACGAGGAGGCAATGACCCAAATTGAACTGCTAATGGCCAGGCAGCCAAAAACCTGGTTATGGAAGTTGATGCTCGCGGAACTAAAGCGCGAGCAGGGAGATCGCGATGGAGCCCAGAAGGACATCAACCAGCTAATAACCATCCAGCCTCACAACCTCGAGGTCCTGCAATTGAAGATCTTGCTTGACCTAGAGGCCGGGAGAGAAAAAGCAGCCGTTGCTGAACTCAAAAAGAGATTTGGGTCAAAAACAAAAGGCAAGCGCATACCGATAGGGCTTCTCCTGGCAGATTTGCAGCGCCAGACAGGACAAACCAAGGCTGCCGCTGCGCTCTATCGCGTTCTATCGAATGAGTCACCAACAGACGCACGTCCCTTGCTCGCTCTTGCTCTCATGCGGCAGGAGCAAGGCCAAGACCAGCAAGCACAAACTCTGCTTCAAGAAGCTAGAGAACGCCGTAACAAACCAGGCGAAGCGGATCCCTTGATTGATGGCCTGGCGAGTCAGTGGAGGCTTAACTCAATCCGCACAAAAGGTTCAAACACTGTCCTCAGGGCTGATTCGCCGAAGCCTCAGAACTCTCCAATTCCAGGGCCTTGA
- a CDS encoding YajQ family cyclic di-GMP-binding protein, with translation MATYSFDVVSDFDRQELVNALDQVRRDVGQRYDLKDSNTEIELTESEVLITTASDMTLQAVEDVLRAKATKRNLSLKIFDFQTPEAVGGSRVKQVVRLRKGLSQEIAKKLSKSVRDELKKVTVAIQGESLRITGKNKDDLQAAIQLVKSKEDDLDVPLQFENYR, from the coding sequence ATGGCGACCTATTCCTTTGATGTTGTCTCGGACTTTGATCGCCAGGAGTTGGTGAATGCGTTGGATCAGGTCCGTCGGGATGTTGGACAGCGCTACGACCTTAAGGATTCAAATACTGAGATCGAGTTAACAGAGAGCGAAGTGTTGATCACCACTGCTAGCGATATGACGCTGCAGGCAGTAGAGGACGTGCTGCGAGCTAAGGCCACCAAACGCAACCTCTCACTCAAAATCTTCGATTTTCAGACGCCGGAGGCGGTTGGTGGCAGCCGGGTGAAGCAGGTGGTGAGGCTGCGCAAGGGTTTAAGCCAGGAGATCGCCAAGAAGTTGAGTAAGTCCGTGCGCGATGAGCTCAAGAAGGTGACCGTGGCGATTCAAGGAGAGAGTTTGCGGATCACCGGCAAAAACAAGGATGATCTGCAAGCAGCGATTCAGTTAGTCAAAAGCAAGGAAGATGATTTAGATGTGCCGCTTCAATTTGAAAATTATCGATAA
- a CDS encoding FAD-linked oxidase C-terminal domain-containing protein codes for MVSHDWTALDRDLRRFLPKKSVVSKRQELLVYDCDGLTIDRHCPPLAVLPETTEEVSQILACCHRHSIPFVARGSGTGLSGGALVEQEALLVVTSRMRRILSMDLDNHTITVQPGVINSWVTRAVAGEGFYYAPDPSSQVVCSIGGNVAENSGGVHCLKYGVTSNHVLGLEVVLADGTVTLLGGGLPEHAELDLRGAFIGSEGTLGIATAITLRLLRAPQHVTVLLADFPTMESAGEAVCQVTAAGVLPAGMEIMDNFMINAVNDLFGFDEYPRDAAAVLLIELDGQAAEVTVAADQASGLCSKAGARTIRRAEEPADRALLWKGRKSAFAAVGQISPTYYVQDGVVPRSTLPRVLMAIERLSREYELPVANVFHAGDGNLHPLILYNADTPDVESRVRDLGSAILRECLDVGGSITGEHGVGADKRCYLDWMFAADDLSTMKLLRRAFDPDGRANPDKIFPTPKSCGESARRQVILTSEGLEMPSEAKAF; via the coding sequence ATGGTGTCCCACGACTGGACTGCTCTAGACAGGGACTTAAGGCGATTTTTGCCGAAGAAGTCGGTGGTCTCCAAGCGGCAAGAGTTGCTCGTTTACGACTGTGACGGGTTAACCATCGATCGTCATTGTCCTCCTTTGGCAGTGTTGCCCGAGACCACTGAGGAGGTGTCTCAGATCTTGGCTTGTTGTCATCGCCATAGCATCCCTTTTGTCGCTAGGGGTAGTGGTACGGGGCTCTCGGGAGGTGCATTAGTGGAGCAAGAGGCGCTGTTGGTGGTGACCAGTCGCATGCGCAGGATCCTTTCGATGGACCTTGATAACCACACCATTACGGTGCAGCCAGGAGTGATCAATAGTTGGGTGACTCGGGCGGTCGCTGGGGAAGGGTTTTATTACGCCCCTGATCCTTCCAGTCAGGTGGTGTGCAGCATCGGTGGCAATGTGGCCGAGAACTCCGGTGGTGTGCACTGTCTCAAATATGGCGTCACCAGTAATCATGTTCTGGGGCTTGAAGTAGTGCTTGCTGATGGAACGGTGACCCTTCTCGGTGGTGGACTGCCGGAGCATGCGGAGCTCGACCTGCGTGGGGCCTTTATTGGCAGCGAAGGCACCCTGGGGATCGCCACAGCGATCACTCTGCGGCTCTTGCGGGCGCCGCAACATGTGACTGTGCTGCTTGCAGATTTCCCCACCATGGAGTCTGCTGGCGAGGCGGTCTGCCAGGTCACCGCTGCCGGAGTTTTACCTGCGGGTATGGAGATCATGGACAACTTCATGATTAATGCAGTCAATGATCTGTTTGGCTTCGACGAATACCCTCGTGATGCCGCGGCTGTGCTGCTGATCGAGCTCGATGGTCAGGCGGCGGAAGTCACTGTGGCCGCAGACCAGGCCAGTGGACTTTGTAGCAAGGCAGGAGCGAGGACCATTCGTCGTGCAGAAGAGCCTGCTGACCGTGCCTTGCTTTGGAAGGGACGCAAGTCAGCATTTGCTGCGGTTGGGCAGATTTCACCCACCTATTACGTGCAGGACGGTGTCGTGCCACGCAGTACTTTGCCGAGGGTGCTAATGGCAATAGAGAGGCTTAGTCGGGAGTATGAGTTGCCGGTGGCCAATGTTTTTCATGCTGGCGATGGCAATTTGCATCCTTTAATCCTCTACAACGCAGACACGCCTGATGTGGAGTCTCGTGTTCGGGATCTGGGGTCAGCCATTCTGCGTGAGTGTCTTGATGTTGGCGGCAGCATCACTGGTGAACATGGGGTTGGGGCTGATAAGCGCTGTTATCTCGATTGGATGTTTGCAGCGGATGATCTGTCCACAATGAAACTGCTACGAAGAGCCTTCGATCCAGATGGACGGGCCAATCCTGACAAAATTTTCCCCACTCCAAAAAGCTGTGGTGAGTCGGCTCGGCGCCAGGTCATCTTGACTTCAGAAGGTCTTGAGATGCCTTCAGAAGCCAAGGCATTCTGA
- the xth gene encoding exodeoxyribonuclease III — MQIATWNVNSIRTRLDQVQAWLKDAQPDLLCLQETKVDDPLFPHEVFEAQGYQVHFHGQKAYNGVAIVSRQPLEDVRRGFTGELPEDAEALQLGEQKRVISALVNNIRIVNAYVPNGSALKSEKYPYKLEWLSCLNRYLCAQAKRDEPLCLVGDFNIALEARDIHHPELLTGGIMASELEREALLKVLGDRLHDVFRVFEPDANHWSWWDYRSGAWDRDQGWRIDHIYLCDELLSQARSCVIHKHLRGHEKPSDHAPVSVDLNWTPTDDDEEMSELFSN; from the coding sequence GTGCAGATCGCTACCTGGAACGTCAACTCAATTCGCACCCGCCTCGATCAGGTGCAAGCTTGGCTAAAGGATGCCCAACCCGATCTGCTTTGCCTCCAGGAGACCAAAGTGGATGATCCGCTGTTCCCTCACGAGGTCTTTGAAGCTCAGGGCTATCAAGTGCACTTTCACGGACAGAAGGCCTACAACGGCGTTGCAATCGTTAGCCGCCAACCTCTCGAAGATGTGCGCCGGGGCTTCACTGGTGAGCTCCCAGAGGATGCCGAAGCCTTGCAACTGGGAGAGCAAAAGCGCGTCATCAGCGCGCTCGTTAACAACATTCGTATCGTCAATGCCTACGTTCCCAACGGTTCAGCTCTGAAATCGGAGAAATATCCCTACAAACTCGAATGGCTGAGCTGCCTAAACCGCTATCTGTGTGCACAAGCGAAACGGGATGAACCCCTCTGCCTCGTTGGGGATTTCAATATCGCCTTGGAAGCAAGAGACATTCATCATCCCGAACTACTAACGGGAGGGATTATGGCTAGCGAGCTTGAAAGAGAGGCTCTTCTAAAGGTTTTAGGAGACCGGCTCCACGACGTGTTCCGCGTGTTCGAACCAGATGCCAACCATTGGAGCTGGTGGGACTATCGAAGTGGTGCCTGGGACCGTGATCAGGGTTGGCGTATTGATCACATCTACCTATGCGATGAGCTTCTCAGTCAGGCCAGAAGCTGTGTGATTCACAAGCATCTAAGGGGCCATGAAAAGCCTAGTGATCATGCCCCGGTAAGCGTAGATCTCAACTGGACTCCAACTGATGACGATGAGGAGATGTCGGAACTGTTCAGCAATTGA
- a CDS encoding DNA recombination-mediator protein A, whose translation MSLSQSLDLPDLDRVDTLAQELALLQDKGKRRIAMLGSRHVPVVAIHLVELMARSLAQEGHSLITSGSQGVNAAVIRGVLEADASCLTVLLPQSLDRQAPEIRDQLDSVLHLIEKPEHDELSLPMASSLCNQEIISRCDQLICFAFHDSETLLTSCRTAEDMGKVVSLLFFD comes from the coding sequence ATGTCCTTGAGTCAGTCTCTGGATCTCCCTGACCTTGATCGGGTCGATACCCTTGCCCAAGAGCTGGCCCTCTTGCAGGACAAGGGCAAGCGCCGCATTGCCATGCTTGGCAGTCGCCATGTGCCGGTGGTCGCGATTCATCTTGTTGAATTGATGGCGCGCTCCCTTGCGCAAGAGGGTCATTCTCTGATCACCTCCGGTTCACAGGGGGTGAATGCCGCGGTGATCCGTGGGGTATTGGAGGCGGATGCCTCTTGCCTCACTGTGTTGCTTCCCCAGAGCCTTGATCGTCAAGCTCCTGAGATTCGCGATCAGCTCGACTCTGTGCTTCATCTCATCGAAAAACCTGAGCACGATGAGCTGTCGTTACCTATGGCTAGCAGTCTTTGCAATCAGGAGATCATCAGTCGCTGTGACCAATTGATCTGCTTTGCTTTCCATGACAGTGAGACGTTATTGACCAGTTGTCGTACTGCTGAGGATATGGGCAAGGTTGTGAGTCTTTTGTTCTTTGATTGA
- a CDS encoding amidase, translating into MAEKSMGNQFGSQKFGIKESTIESIHDAFKEREIDCEQLIQRYLYRIKKYNFSLERGAPLNAFVALNPNAVRQAKALDRHFKQSNKLIGPLHCIPIAVKDNIDTVDTPSTSGSLALLGSQPISNAFLVNKLRAAGGIIIGKAAMDEFASGGEGISGRSGRIGNAYDPNQNSGGSSGGSAVAVSANFAVLGIGTDNSGSVRVPAVFNGVYAIRPSTGLISHSGILPRGNLDGVAGVMARSIPDLALGLAAIASTSDPDDHFTKQVPRTDSYANNLKTASLDGMRIGVIRSVAGNEVFDATDKTSMALFNQVKARLERKGASLVEINLPLFDTNRDNNMAGEAEDIDQYLGSFASTRRSLQDICLSGRTRLGEKACIGYMESIAPKYSDRYDSALKTFEKNRNYVEGLMREDGIDALLMPLSSWQPPSYYDDMYRTATTESPVASNSGLPAIALIAGWTSATPAMPIGFELIGFQYGEGDLIGLAQAYSSGLPDRPLPELNAGNNDSPFEDVCVQGINYFITQAGWHSYKQFLKDANGQNIDPVAYQRFFEKQTQKFAQANQQSVQACE; encoded by the coding sequence ATGGCTGAGAAGTCTATGGGCAACCAGTTTGGTAGTCAGAAATTTGGGATTAAGGAGTCTACAATTGAATCCATCCATGATGCTTTTAAAGAGAGAGAGATTGATTGTGAGCAATTAATTCAGAGGTATTTATATCGGATAAAGAAGTATAATTTTAGCCTCGAAAGAGGAGCTCCGCTTAATGCATTTGTTGCACTTAATCCGAATGCAGTCAGGCAGGCAAAGGCTCTGGATAGGCATTTTAAACAAAGCAATAAATTGATTGGCCCTTTGCATTGCATCCCGATTGCTGTTAAAGACAACATTGATACCGTTGACACTCCTTCCACTTCTGGGTCGTTGGCTTTGCTTGGCTCTCAGCCAATCAGTAATGCTTTTTTGGTTAATAAATTACGAGCCGCTGGCGGCATCATTATTGGTAAAGCCGCTATGGATGAATTTGCTTCTGGTGGGGAAGGAATTAGTGGTCGTAGCGGAAGGATTGGCAATGCTTATGACCCTAATCAAAATTCCGGTGGCTCAAGTGGAGGCTCTGCGGTTGCAGTGAGTGCGAACTTTGCTGTGTTAGGGATCGGTACGGATAATAGTGGCTCGGTCAGAGTGCCTGCAGTCTTCAACGGGGTTTATGCCATTCGTCCAAGCACGGGGCTGATTAGTCATTCAGGAATTCTCCCGAGAGGCAACCTGGATGGAGTGGCAGGAGTGATGGCAAGGTCGATTCCTGATCTTGCTCTTGGCCTTGCTGCGATAGCAAGCACATCTGATCCTGATGATCATTTTACGAAACAAGTACCGCGCACAGATTCCTATGCAAATAATTTAAAAACTGCTTCCCTTGATGGAATGCGAATTGGCGTGATTCGCAGTGTTGCAGGCAATGAGGTCTTTGACGCCACCGACAAGACTTCAATGGCTCTATTCAATCAGGTCAAAGCCAGGCTTGAGAGAAAGGGTGCGTCACTTGTTGAAATCAATCTGCCCTTATTCGACACGAACAGAGACAATAATATGGCGGGCGAGGCGGAAGATATTGATCAATACCTAGGTTCTTTTGCTTCGACCAGAAGGAGCCTTCAGGACATATGTTTATCTGGTCGCACACGGCTAGGCGAGAAAGCCTGCATAGGGTATATGGAAAGTATTGCGCCAAAGTACAGCGATCGATATGATTCTGCATTAAAGACTTTTGAGAAGAATAGAAACTATGTAGAGGGATTGATGCGAGAAGATGGCATTGATGCTTTGCTAATGCCACTTAGTTCTTGGCAACCCCCAAGCTATTACGATGATATGTATCGCACAGCCACAACGGAATCGCCTGTGGCATCAAACTCCGGATTGCCGGCAATTGCTTTAATTGCTGGTTGGACATCGGCAACTCCAGCGATGCCGATCGGCTTTGAGTTGATTGGTTTTCAATATGGAGAGGGGGATTTGATCGGCCTTGCGCAGGCTTATTCTTCTGGTCTTCCAGACAGGCCTTTGCCTGAATTGAACGCAGGTAATAATGATTCTCCTTTCGAGGATGTTTGTGTTCAAGGAATCAATTACTTTATTACTCAGGCTGGTTGGCATAGTTATAAGCAGTTCCTAAAGGATGCTAATGGTCAGAATATTGATCCAGTTGCTTATCAAAGGTTTTTTGAGAAGCAAACGCAAAAATTCGCTCAAGCAAATCAACAGTCTGTCCAAGCTTGTGAATAA